In the Telopea speciosissima isolate NSW1024214 ecotype Mountain lineage chromosome 6, Tspe_v1, whole genome shotgun sequence genome, CAAGATGAAGTCATAACATTGGTTCTGTATAGTTTGACAGGAGTATGGTTTGCAGAATTATGTTAAATTTTACTCCCTGCCCATTTGTTAATGAGCGTTAAACACCCTTCTTAACATGATTATTTAAAGTTATCCCATGAATCTTattgtcctctttttttttctctgcctTTTCGAAAGGCTGATTACTGTTTGGCATGTGCAGTTGGGAATGGCGAGTGCACTGGAAACTCTGTGAGGGAGAGCATGTGGAGCGAGCCAATACTATATATAAGTCTAAGATGAGCAAATCGCAAGGTGGGAGGGACCAATCGCAGGTGGCTAATCCTTGAGATGTTTTCCTTCATCATATCCTCCTGCCAAATGTATCTGTCTGCATGGAGTGAAACTTGATCATTGCATACTTGGCATCAGCTGCGCTTGCAATTCATTGTTTTCTTTCACAGCTTTTGACATTGAAGTACAAGTGAGGAATTCCTGGTGCAGTGACATCAACTATCTGTCTATCTTAGCGTTTTGGCAGGGGAGAGAGGGATCAGATTGTAGAGAGAAAAgcagggggagggggagggggggggggataagtAGATCGGGTGAGGtaggagagggaaggggagggaaagagagagtaaGGTGGAAAATAACAACATTTAAAGGACAACTTTGCGCTTGAAGTCACCAGTGGACTCCAGAGGAGGTAATCCGAATATCTAATGATGCTTTTCTGAAGTACCAATCATCTCTTCTTACAAATCCGCATTTTTCAGATTCAATGACTTCCACACCTATTTCTTGGAGTGCACCACCACCTGGTTATGTGAAAGTTAATTGTGATGGTAGTCTTATGCCTACTACAAGCAAAGGAGGGATCGGTATTATCTTCAGAACTTCATCTGATAATCCTCTATTTGCTATTTCTAGTCCAGTGAATTTCTTGGAACCTATTGAAGGGGCGGCCTTGGCAATTTGGGCGGCTCTACTTGAAGCTATTTCCGAAGGCTACGAGAAGCTCTTGGTGGAATCAGATAATAAATATGTAATCTCCTATTTTCAAAAAGGGATTACATCTCCTCTGACGATTAGATTTATCGTGGAAGATATTTtgtatctctcttcttctcttgatgattgcaagtttaaatttGTTCCAAAGGATTTAATAACTTGGCTAGGAGGGTAATGATGGTAACGTTTGTATGACAGTTTGACTCAATTTTGATCCATGGATTTTGGAAATGTATCATGCTCCATCTATGTGTGATGCACTTCCCCTTGTTTGAGGGGATTTTGGGTCCTtgcatcaaaaaataaaaaaataaattaaatggaTCTCAATTTGTACCTTCTAAGCCTTGATCTTCTAGTACTCGATTTTCTATGGtggaattttttggtttttaaatgGATCCTCTCACCTATcttctacattttttttcattgacTGGCAAAGAAAGTGGGGTAGAATTGAAACTTTTGAATAGAATAAAGGATGACAGGGATAACATTTCCTGAAAGTCCTGAGCTGTTACATGCTTAGGTGAAGAATGAACCCAATTTAGGTttgataatggatcaatctatGTATATTTAGGCATATCAGTAAATGTTATTATTtataccaaagaaaaaaaaaatattattattgaaTTTATTAAGTGTATATGTCTATTGCATAGTGAATTTACATGCCCGAATTTTTTGAGATATagacagaaagaaagaacaagatgAAATTGGGGTTGGTTTGCAGTGTGCTTGAAGTAGAAAATTGTATCAATCAGTACTTACTATGATTAGAAGTCAATATGGAAATGATGAAGCTCTGTCaatcatggttcaaggaatcggTTGGTTCGAATTGAGAGTTTGAGACTGATCCTGATTTCGAGCGATTCAAAACGACTTATTCTAGGGTTCTGATTCTGCTTACATGAAGCATGCTATTTCCGGTTCGACGTTCAGACCGGTCCTTCTCCTGTTTCCATCCGCCAGCGCTTGGCACAGTTTAGAACTTCAAGGGTGGGGTTCGCTTCAAAAGATGAAGCAGTAGGGTTTTATTCCTCTCAAGATCTTCACTTTCTGCCACTAAGCTCTGTAAAAATGGAGGactctctcctccttccctcTCAAAATCCTAAACCCCGACGAATCCCCAAGCGCTTTATCAAGAACCAAATCCCAGAGTCCATCACTAACAACCCTTCCCTCAACGTcgccatctctctcctcccttccaaTTACAACTTCGAAGTCCACAAATGCGTATGGCGAATCCTCTCCTCAAGTGCTAAACGTGTCGCTCTCCAATTCCCTGAAGGTCTCCTCATGTATTCCCTCGTTCTCTCCGATATCTTCAAGACCTTCGCCGATGTCGACGACTGTTTCGTCCTGGGCGATGTCACTTACGGGGCTTGCTGCGTCGATGATTTCTCCGCCACCGCCCTCAACGCGGATCTCCTCATTCATTACGGCCATAGCTGCTTGATCCCTATCGATGCCACCAAGGTCCCCTGTCTTTATGTTTTCGTTGAAATCAAGATCGATGTAGACCGCCTTGTTGACACAGTTCGATTGAATATCGATTCTGTGAAGACCAAGAAGATTGCGCTGGCTGGGACAATACAATTCGCCGCTGCGATTCGGGCTGCGAAGCCTTCGTTGGAGAGTGCAGGATTTGAGGTATTGGTTCCACAGTCGAAACCCTTGTCTGCCGGTGAAGTTCTTGGTTGTACGGCTCCCACACTGCCGAATGGTTCGGTTGACATGGTTGTCTTTGTCGCTGATGGGAGATTTCATCTTGAAGCGTTTATGATTGCGAATCCTGCAATTAGAGCTTTTAGGTATGATCCTTATCTTGGGGTTTTGTtcttggaggagtatgaccatgGGGGTATGAAGGATGTGAGGAGAAATGCGATTTTGAGGGCGAGGGAGGCGAGGAGTTGGGGGATTGTTCTTGGGACATTGGGAAGACAGGGGAATTCTAAAATTCTGGAGCGGTTGCAGAAAAGGATGAGAGAGAAGGGTTTTGATTGGACGGTTATTTTGATGTCGGAATTATCGCCTGCAAGGATTGCTCTGTTTGGAGAGTCTGTGGATGCTTGGATTCAGATTGCTTGTCCTCGGCTGTCTATTGATTGGGGTGAGGCCTTTGAGAAGCCTCTTTTAACCCCATTTGAGGCAGAGATTGCTCTTGGGTTTATTTATGGTTGGTGGGAAagaacacctgtgaccttgaagTCCAGCTTGAATTGCAGTGATGGTTTACCCTGTGAGAAGAATGAATCTTGCTGCGGGTATAACAATGGGGAAGTGAGGGCTACAGGAGATGTGGCTACGGATTATCCGATGGACTATTATGCTCAGGATGGAGGGGAATGGAATTGCTCATACTCTAAGAAGTCATCTCATCCTCCACGAAGAAATCTTCGCTCTTGTTGTGGTAATGGTGACACCTCTTGTAATGGTAACAATTGAAGCATCAATATCATTAACATGCTAGGACCTTATATTTAGATGgatacaggaaaaaaaaaatgcattttagagGGCGTGGCATTCTCTTTTGTATGTATTTTACCGTCAATTTTATAAAATGAGTTTCTGATTTGGATTATTTTTGTCCTTAATGGCTTCTCCTTATATACTGTCGCCTGTTTTTCAATTGTTGAGACTTAAAACACTCATACACTCTGGCTTCTGGTTCTGCGAATGGAAATTACACAGGCTGCGCTTTAGTCtctcaaaagaaatattttgaaGGGAAGAACCTATTTTACTTTTTGCATTCAGTAACTTGGTTGGTTGTTCATTAATCATGGATTagcaaaaaatagaaatataatGAGCATTACATTGTTAAGGGTTTGATTATAGATCCTATGGATTGACATATTGTGGGGATGCACTGTTGCTAGCCTGCCTGTTAAAAGTTCTCGTGTAACGTTAATAGCTAAGCCATTAGTGATGGTGTACTGGTGGCTAATTGCTGGTTGTATCAAGAATGGAATGCCAGGATTGAATAGTCCATATCCAATATATGGACGGGCTTACCTACTTCTGCCATGTGGAAGGCTGATATGGCAATTTCAACTGTTAGATGTTTAGGGAATGTTTTGTATTGGCTACAcgtcaaatttcagactcaaattTGATCATTAACACATCCAATATATTGGCATAACCTctgaagcatagttgtcacgtcgtcacggcgatccaagtcagtGGAGGGATGTCATGTCAATATATCGatatgtcgcccgccatggcgttgctaTGGCGATCATAtcaaccatgttttattttttattttctctatttttaatgtcatttagtatgctataatatataccctacaacataaaaaattaatatgaaaatgtactactaatctactatggtttaattcatgaaagtgtaatatccattagtgtatatgaaatcatggattatcaaataattgatagcaatagtcttgctgataataaaattgaaaaatcatgagagttgagatatgattcatatgaaagtgactacaaaagtaacaaaataaaaaaacaattacaagaacgtaatttatattgagtgaataaagctaataaacaatccatctaaataataaaaaaaaatttgctgatgtgaatatgtgattgtgtattagtgttttctgtttgatgtttttttaatttttttatgccGAGggaaaagcattaaaataaaaaatggttaaaaaaaattattgttaaaaaattaagttttataatttgaaacaaccatgtcgtCAGATGTAGCCATATGttgtggtatggcgtccatggcggcgccatggcgacgacatggaggccatatcggtcgatactcttacatcatccatatcggtggtcgatatgcccacttctccagcgatatgacgccatggcgtcgatatggcgacgccatgacaactatgctctgaTGCACCATCTTTGTAGTCCAAACACCCTGTTTGTAGTGCTAGATTTTTCAATGCTCTGTTTTGCCATGTAGCCATCTCCATTTGGGATGAAACTTGAAATGTGAACATGGGACCTTGAGGTTTacttgtccataaaatttcagtCCCATCCAACATGTCTTGTGGCAGAACTAGATGCTGTCCGTAGATCTCATTTGAGTGTGTTGGTCCATAAAACCTGCTCCCATCGTTTATTATCATATTTTCTGGTATTGCATCCTACTATAATTCTTTCAACTGCTTTCTATTGGTATAATGGCTAATTGCTTATCGAATCAACAGTAAAATGCAGTGATTGAATGATCATTTGTTATTGTTTTCCTCCCTGTTATTGCAGACCATTGTGTCATTATTGTATAGTGGTCAAAATTTACCAGAGTAGTGAGTGAACCCATTGTACAGGTGTTACTGAAACCATGAAAACATGTTCAGCACATTCTCTGTCCTGATCTTGAGCTTAATTGGCAAGGATTTGACTTAGCGCTTTGGATTGGTCTATGCTATCCTTTTAACGAGAAGGAAATGGAGCTTATTAGGTTGTTTTAGTTGCTTTCTTagatgaaagaaaaggaaagagaaaagaaaagaaaaagaaatgaagaaatttcCTTCATTACTTGTTTGTTTATACTGAAAATCAAGAAAATATTTGACAATAATAATCATTGTTGTGTGATTGTCCATGGATTGTAGTTAGTTCTCTTGTGAGAGGGAGAACAGAAGTTGGGTATGGCCAACTTtccttcaattttcttttccatgtGTTTTCCTATATAATGAGAGACACAAAACTAAGAATAACCTTTTGTAAAAATAAGTAGTTATTTTTTCCTAGCTTTTCTTCCACTAATGCAACCAATCACATCTCtagttgatttattttccttccccaCCTGATGAGGGAAAGCAACCAAACGTAGCATTAATTTTTGGGTTGAATGGTGAAGGAAATGCTCTCAAGACTCCTCGTGATGTGTTACTGTGAGCTTTCGGTTGGATATTTGGTATATAGGGCCTTTTGATGGGGTTGGTCTGAACATGAATGCTAACCTAAACTTTATCCttatttcctttaaattttgTTGACATAAAGATTTTAGATCTAGGGATTGGATTAGGTCTATTAGCCATATTTCTCTGAGGACTAGCTGGTACTGCTCTACCCAATACTGGCTTTGATCCCCACTGATACCTTGATATAAAGACCAGCTAGTTTTAGGCTGGATCTCCTATGTAAATCCTTGTTTGACACACTTTGAATTTTATTTCTGCTTttgattttccctttttgtttgttAAAAATGGGATTTTGCTTCTTGGGGCTACTACCCTGTTTGTTAACATACACCACTACTAAAATATCATTCCGAAGAATTATTTTGATGTTATTAGGGTTATCTGTTCCCATGTAAAGTTTGATTATCGACAATCAGAAAGGTCAGCATTCCATGTTGTACTATCCTCTGTTCTTTATCAGAAACCTCACACCATTCATCACTGTTGAATGTGTTGTCATGGACAAAAGAGGCTTTTTTCAATTATTCGGTAAACTATCcaaattcttttccatttccaaCTTCTCTATGGATTTTGGCTTGTGGCCTTTGCTTACTGCCTCAGGTCACATAGCCAAGATTTGGCCTTTGGTAGGCTGTAAGCTATATACTGTTCATATTTATTGGAGTTTGGGAAGCTATACAAATGAATATTcttattagggatgtaaatggataaccaaatagggacatccgtatttgtttagagatatccagaaaataatccaaatatTTCGATTAAAATTTGTccgaaaaaaatccgaatacttaataataaaaaattaagtaaatattgattttgagggtttttgaagattcaacaggttctagaatatgatgaaaaaagaatcatgatctaagagatatggattgagattGAATTGTATttgctagggggaggaaggtccgggttacacaagacagagatgtagatggatggtcaaaaattcaaatccaatctgcatccaaatccgtttaaaggtatccgtattcggccagagaatatccggctccgatctTATCCGATTCGTATCCgagaatccgatccgtttacatccctaattctTATGATACAAGCAAAACAAGTGTATTTAAGCATTGTACACCATAAATAAGTTAATAagggagtgtctgaatgacacctcaATCTATATAGCTTGTAGGTGTATTAAGAACTTGACACGTTGATTTAATTGTTTAAGATAGGGGTATAAaaggattttaaaaaataatatgaaattGACATATctcattatcaaaagatttcattgtcatacatattttttgaatatacatgtgaaatgacattattagcctcattagaaaaaattatatatcacactaaaatgacaaaaaagtaAGGTCTATGGTAATGTAGTCCTGTGGTCCCTTCCTCTTCTGCTTTTCTGCTTCGTCTGCTTGGGATGCTATTTGCTCTAGAGGCAATATTGTTCCTTGGTGGATTGTAGTGTGGTTCAAGTACAGTATTCGAGGGCGTAGTAGTTTTATCAATTGGTGAGCTATGACGCTCTCCTACCCAACTCAAGATTTCCTTGCTCATAGGAATCTCATCATTCCaaattgttgtttttttgttgaaatgCAGTGGAAGATATTGATCACATGTTCTTTTGTTGCCCTTTCTTCTTGTGAGTTTGGAAAAGGATTCTTCAAAAATGTCGGCCTTCCgattcctctcttccttcttttgattgtgAATGGAGATGGTTAAAAAAACGAACTCAAAGGTAATGGGAGagagttctctgtccgggagtgtggcctacaccatcactcccatgaatctatctctctcctactcatatgaaaagacagctctgtccccttgttttaaagaggagagatagacacaggggagtgctggcgtaggccatagTCTCACactgaaaactttctcctttgtTATTAAGCTGGCTTTTTGTGCCACTATTTATCAtctttgttaataaagaaacaagTGGAGATGGACTAATACTTCACGTACTTGGAGCCAGATTTGGAGTTcaataaattttgatttcaaaactAGATGTAATCACTTTCAGTCAACCATAGAGATAGAAGACTCAGCAAGAAATTTGTTTAGGATATTTGAAGGCAATGGAGGTCTCTAATAGTAAGATAGCAAGGCCCAAAGCCTTCTTTGAAAAATCTCACCACTTCTAAAATAATATCCTCCTTTTCCTCCAAGATGTAATTTCCACACCTCCATTTCAAGGATGTAAGGGTTAGGAATCTGGTGTTATTGGCTTTCTTCATTGAGTCTTTGTTTTAGGTGTTTTTCTAGTCTTGGCTTGTCCCCAAGATAAGATATTGCGtgtgttttttaatttatacttttcttttatctAATATTTTGGTTACCGATAAAAAAAGATAATTCACCAACCCCTctgaaaaaaaggaaacaaacaaaacaacctTTAATTTTATTGCAAATTGCAAGCTATATATCCAACAAACGAGCAACATTGAACTGGGATACAAaacagagggggagggggggaaggggggggtgTTACAATTGGAATCAGATTGTGTGAATTACCTATATGTTTCATTGATATGACTGTGCATTTATACAAGATAAAATGAATCTATACAaggtaagaaaatcaaataaaaggaaTATGGAAAGAATGAATAAAATCAGGGAGTCTATCAATCTAATAGCTGTAGAATTCTATCAATCCAAAAGctgtattatcacatgtggaacATGTGATTTGCAGGATCTTCTAAGGATCTTCTAGTATCTCCAATactcccccctcaagttgggtgTGAATGTTGAGAACACCCAACTTGGCCTTCAAAGTGGTGAATAGAGTAGCACCCAGGGCCTTTGTGAAAATATCCGCAATTTGAGTAGAACTAGGGACATAAGTCGGTCGTAGCAGACCGTTGTTGATGTGATCACGAACGATGTGGCAGTCAATCTCGATGTGTTTGGTACGCTCATGGAACACAGGATTAGCTGCAATGTGGAGGGCGGCCTGGTTGTCGCATGATATAAAGGTATGGGCCGGTCCGGACAATGCCCAAGTCCTGTAGAAGAGTAGTCAACCAAATAAGCTCGCAAGTGGTGACAGCCATGGAACGATATTCAGCTTCGGGGAGGAGCGGGAAACCGTCTGTTGTTTCTTGGACTTCCAGGAGATCGGGCTGGAGCCAAGAAAGATGCAATAGCCACTGGTGGAGCGTCTGGTCTCAGGGCAACTAGCCCAGTCGGAATCACAATAAGCGCGTAATGTGAGAGCACTAGAAGAGGAGAGTAAGATGCCTTGCCCGGCCGTGCTATGCAAGTACCGAAGAAGCCTAGTTGCAGCGTCCATGTGGGGTTGGCGGGGctgatgcatgaattggctcaatAGTGTAACACTATGAACTATGTCGGGCCGTGTGATAGTGAGATAAATCAGCCGACCAATCAGGCGGCGGTATGGACTTGCATCAGCGAGTAACTCACCCTCGGAGGTAGAGAATTTGAGGTGTTGTTCCATAGGGAAAGCTGTGCGTCGGGCCTCTGTAAAATTCATATCCGAAAGGATGTCCAAGGTGTATTGTCGCTGATTTAGAAATATGCCATGGCGAGACCGGGCCACCTCAAGGCCTAGGAAGTACTTGACTGGGCCAAGGTCCTTGAGGCGAAATTGCTGATGCAAGGTTACTTTGAGGGCAGCAATGGCACTGGTGTTTGGGCCGGTGATAAGGATGTCATCAACGTACACTAGAATATAGATAGCAGAAGCATCTCGACCTTGAAAAAATAATGAGTAATCAGCCTTGGATTGGGTGAAACCTAGGCGGATAAGTGCCGTGGAGAGCTTTGCGAACCACTGCCGGGAagcctgtttgaggccatataaaGAACGATTGAGCCGACAAACAGTGTTCTCCCCCTGTCCCTGGTAACCCGGTGGTAGTTTCATATAAACTTCTTCGTCTAAGTCGCCATGTAAGAAGGCGTTTTGTACATCGAGATGTGAGAGGGGCCATTGGTAAACTTGCAATAGCCATTAATGTGCGAAACAATGCGAGTTTTGCAATCAGGGCGAATGTTTCATGGTAATCGAGGCCCTCGATGCGTGTGTAACCCTTAGCGACCAAGCGGGCTTTGTAACGCTCGATGGTACCATCCGCCTTCCTCTTGATCttgtacacccatttgcaaccaatgggttTTGTATGGGAGGGGAGAGGGACCAAAGTCCATGTGTTATTAAGCTCAAGAGCCTTGATCTCACTGCATTGCCTCCTTCCAATCTGGGGATAGAGAAGCCTTTGAAAAACTAGTTGGCTCCTTGATGGCAGAGAGTGACCTgataaactgaaaatgagagggtgagagcatatgataagaaatgagagaaacggtgggagagagagtacctgcaGCGGAAGGAAATGAAGGGTGGGTAGCGACTGAACACTGGTAGTCCTTGAGACGCAATGGCTGTTGTAGGGTTCTTAGGGAGCGTCTGAGAGGGATTATTGGGGGTAGAGTGGGTACGGGTGGTGGAGAGACAGGTGGAGGTGGGTCTGGATTGGGTTGGGGAGCTGGTGCAACAGGGGCAGGTGGAGGGTTGGGCACCGGCGGTGTGGGTGATGGCGTGGGTATTGGGTAATCAGTGGTGGAATCCCTCACTGGTAAGGGAAGGCTGCGGGGGTCGGAATGGGTAGAGTTAGTATGAAATGGGAAATTGGTTTCATGGAATGTGATCTCTCGACTGACAAATACTTTGCGAGTGGCGAGGTCATAGACCTTGTAGCCCTTCTGAGCATATGGGTAACCAATAAAAACGCCTGGAGAGGCTCGTGGatcaaatttatttttgatCGAATTGTGGGTGTGGAGATAGCAAAGGCACCCAAAAGTCCGAAGGTGATTGTAAACTGGTGGTTTGTTGGTGAGGGCCTGAATGGGTGATTTGTGGTGTAAAACTTTGGTGGGTAAGCGGTTAATAAGATGTGTGGCGGTGAGGATGCAGTCACCCCAAAATTCCGGTGGGAGGTGGGCTTGAAAAGAGAGGGCCCTAGCAACATTGAGGAGGTGGCGATGTTTGCGTTcgacaaccccattttgttgaggggtgtcaacacaactaTGTTGATGGATAACTCCATGGGTGTTGAAAAATTGGTGGGAAGCATGGTTAAAAAATTCCCAACCATTGTCGGATCGGATCTGTTTGATTTGGCTCCCAAATTGGGTGTGTATCATTGAGAAAAAATTCTGCAATTGTGGCCAAGCATCAGACTTATGGTTTAGTAAGTAAACCCAAGTGCACCTAGAGAATCATCAACAATGGTGAGAAAAAAACGTGCACCACATCGGGCGGGAACAACGTATGGCCCCCAAATATCGCAATGTATTAAGTCAAAACATTTAATCGATGAGATCACACTCCTTGGAAAAGGTAAACGGGTCTGCTTAGCTAAAGGGCAAATATGACAAACATGTTTATTTGATATAGTTATTTTAGGGGCAATGTTATTTAAAAGCTGAAAAACATCGTTGGAGGGGTGTCCAAGGTGATAATGCCAAAGACTTGGGGTGGGGGAAGTGGTAAAAGCGGCAAGGGGTGGGGTATTTGCGTCATCCAAGATGTATAGACCTCCATGAGCCTTACCCAGTCCAATCGTCTCCTTCGTTTGTAGGTCCTGGAAAAAACAATGAGTAGAAGTGAATATGGCTGAACAATTAAGGGATTGAACAAGTTGTTTGACAGAGAGGAGATTAAaattaaaagtgaaaacaaaaagaacattTTGTAATGGCAATGTAGGAACGGGAAGACAAGTGCCAATATGGGTGACCGAAGCACGATGCCCAGTGGGCAAGGTGATCGGAGAGGAATAAGGCTTGATGGTGTGTGATCGAAAAGAGAGAAATCGAGATGCCATATGGTGCGTGGCCCCGAATCGATAATCCAAATATTAGAATGAGCAATATTACTGCGGCATTGGCCAAGGGAGTCATATTACCAGATTGAATAAGTGCAAGGATCCGATTATCGATCCGTGGTGAAGGTAGGAGCAGCATAGTAGGAACATCGACCATGGAGGCTGCAGAGAGCG is a window encoding:
- the LOC122665361 gene encoding 2-(3-amino-3-carboxypropyl)histidine synthase subunit 1, with the protein product MEDSLLLPSQNPKPRRIPKRFIKNQIPESITNNPSLNVAISLLPSNYNFEVHKCVWRILSSSAKRVALQFPEGLLMYSLVLSDIFKTFADVDDCFVLGDVTYGACCVDDFSATALNADLLIHYGHSCLIPIDATKVPCLYVFVEIKIDVDRLVDTVRLNIDSVKTKKIALAGTIQFAAAIRAAKPSLESAGFEVLVPQSKPLSAGEVLGCTAPTLPNGSVDMVVFVADGRFHLEAFMIANPAIRAFRYDPYLGVLFLEEYDHGGMKDVRRNAILRAREARSWGIVLGTLGRQGNSKILERLQKRMREKGFDWTVILMSELSPARIALFGESVDAWIQIACPRLSIDWGEAFEKPLLTPFEAEIALGFIYGWWERTPVTLKSSLNCSDGLPCEKNESCCGYNNGEVRATGDVATDYPMDYYAQDGGEWNCSYSKKSSHPPRRNLRSCCGNGDTSCNGNN